The Candidatus Eisenbacteria bacterium region AAGCCACGTCCAGCACGAGCTTGACGGGTCCGGGGCCGAGTCGCTAGCAGCGCAACCGGTGGGCTACGAAGTCACTTTCCAGGACCTCGCCTACGCCCGCGTCGGCGACGTCTCGCTGCTGGCGCGCATCTACCGGCCGGCCAGGGCGGAGCCCTCGTTCGCGCTGGTCGACGTCCACGGCGGCGCCTGGTCGTACTTCGACCGCACCGTCGACGCCTACTTAGACCACGCGCTCGCGGCGTCGGGGCTGGTCGTGGTCGCGCTCGACTTCCGCATGGGTCCCGCCCACCCCTTCCCGGCCGCCGTGGCGGACGTCGTGGCGGGGATCCGGTGGACGAAGGCGCACGCCGCCGAGCTCGGGGCGCGACCGGATCGGGTCGGCGTCATCGGCGGCTCGAGCGGAGGCCACCTTGCGATGCTGGCGGCGCTCCGGCCCCGGGCGGCGGACTTCGGCGCGACACCGGTCGACGCGCCCGCCGGCGTCGATGCGCACGTGGCGTACGCCCTGCCCCTGTGGCCGATCCTCGATCCCCTGGCGCGCTACCGATACCTGCTCGGGCGGCGCGACGAGTCGCCGGAGTCG contains the following coding sequences:
- a CDS encoding alpha/beta hydrolase, producing MGYEVTFQDLAYARVGDVSLLARIYRPARAEPSFALVDVHGGAWSYFDRTVDAYLDHALAASGLVVVALDFRMGPAHPFPAAVADVVAGIRWTKAHAAELGARPDRVGVIGGSSGGHLAMLAALRPRAADFGATPVDAPAGVDAHVAYALPLWPILDPLARYRYLLGRRDESPESRREPFFQPDRLIEAHDGFFGDEATMHRASALRVVEDGEAETLPPIWLAHPELDENVTLDMSRRFVDAYRRAGGAAELEVFPGLGHSFANFPGDPADRCIDRMRAFISKQLATAG